GGCGTTCAATCCGGCCCTGTCGGCTCCACTTCTACCGAGAGATCTGAGTCCGAGCCAGCAACCGGTGTACAGCATCCAATCAAAGCTATCAACTGCTTTTCTCGCATACCTTTCCTCTCAGGAGTGCGACAGGAGTACACGTGGAGTACGCATGGAGAGAGATCCGTTCCAAAACTTCTCTCATGTTGCTGGTATGCTGGTTGGCAAGGGTGAGACATTGAAATTGAGACATTATCATGGGCCATCCACTTGCACTATGAAGCTATCTGAAGAAGACTATGAAGAGATGCCAGAAGATTGAGTGCCTGAAAGGGGGGGGTTGGTCAACTGTGCCCAAAATTGATTTAGGCTTGTCTTTAATTTGGGGCATCAAGTTGATTGTAGAGGTCTAACACACTGCTAAATTAGTCATTTAGATTAAGAACGCATTGGGATACTGATCTGTGGTTATAATCATGCTCAGAAAGTGAATACTATAACTATGGATAATTGTGCTGTATGTTAAATATACATTCTCCCAGTGTTGATGTGCTAAGTTGAGGGTTTTTAACGTTGAGTACTAGGACCAATCACCGAAGCATTGTCATTCTAATTTTGGTTTGGATAATTAATTGGGTTTTCATTATGATTTGGGAACTGAAAGATTTTTGAAAACTGACCGATTTATTTGAGTATGTATTTGAGTATGTTCTTAGTATGTTAACTTGATAACTGTATGACATGGGTAAAGAAGTTGTGTACTTAAGATGTTGACACTATTCTCAGCATGCCCTGGTGAATGGAGAGGTTGAACTCTGATCCTGAGAGTGAACCTGATCCTAATCTATTTGACCTATATTAGCAAATTCAAATTTGATGATATTGATCCACAGGGCCCAAATTGATCTGATGGCCCATTCAGTTTGTAAACGTTGTCCTAAGAGGGGCAACTGTAGATGTTGTTTAAAGGGACGCAGTGGTCCTAGAGTCGATGGTCAtttccaccatgctgacccttaTTATTGTGGCCATACCCAGACATGACCATCATATGGAACCATTTAATGATGTTATGTGCCAAAGAGATGATTGTCGTATTTGTGCTACATTCCCTTGTGAACCAAAATAATTGATTGAAATGTTTGTGTTGGAGGTAGTACCTCCAAAGCGGTGAGTGAAATGAATTTTATAATATCTGTACATTATAGGAACGCCTATAAAATGATTtgtgttttgctttatcttgattTTAAGAATCAGTGGTAGACACTTTGTAAGTGCATGAAGAGGTCAACTGTACAAAAGTCATGTGCCTGTTTGgtaaaactatactttcagttCCTGTTGATGCTATGGTCCAGTCTTACTTCTGCTAGCACATGATAGCAATAGGAGGAAGAAGAATTGGGAAACTAACTGCAAATAACAATAAGCTGAACTCCGCCTAGCAGGAACATCATTGTATTAGCAACTATTAATTATGAGTTTATATGGTATTAAAGTTATTTGTGTACTTAAGCTGTTGACACTATTCTCAGCATGCTCAGCATTAAGGGACATCACCCTGGGCGGGGTGATCCTCAGTAGGGGATAAAAAGGGAAAACACCATCTTTTGAACTGAGTGTGTTACTTGAAAATGACTGTAAGTGTAAACTCCGGGTTACAATCCGGCTTGCATTCCTTATTAAACATACTAACCTCTGATCAAAGAAGTTTCCCGTGGTCTCTTGTATGAACTTAGGGCAGAAATCCCTGACAATAACTAGTTTGTTTAAGAAGGATTGCAACCCGGAGTGTTGTCAGTTAGTTAATTAAACCATCAATCAATATGTTTTTGAATGGGGATTTAAAATGTCCTATGCATACAGAGACCTTTCCTGAATTCATGCCCATTTCACACCAACACACAAAACAAatcccttctctacctctctcaaacATAACAATGGGGTTGATTCATAAACTTTAACCCCCATGTTAAACGTACAACTTCTTTTGAAAAGTCAAATGACATGAGCCGTCAATACTTCAGTAAACATCATCATGAGTTTCAAGTATTTGCTTGTGTGTCCTTTGCTGCCATCCTGAAGCAGAGGAAACAACTATACCCACTGTTTTTGTCCGCTCAGTGTATGGAGCGAACAGGTGCTAGTTACGTTTTATGCATCAACCTCTAATGTGTTTTACTGCAGTGAGTCAGCAACACAGGGCTTATACTGTTTTCACAGAAGGTGGACAGAGACACGTACTTAGAACCTAATGTATACTCTTCATAAAGCCTGTTGAGATGATTAATAGGCAACGCAGACAATACATTTTCTGCAATGAACTGAGGAATTTTAAACAATCTGAAGGTGCAAGACGTAGCCCGTTGCACATCTTCAATACATCTGAGAGACATGCATCTATTTAAATTGTTCCAAATGCAAACTTGCAAAAGATGGTTACGTGGTCAAACCAGTGTGTATGGTCTGGATGAGGGGAGGCAGCCGGCTTCTGTTCAGACAACAGATAAAGGGAGGGGAGAGTTGGCCATCTTGATGCAGCAGCAACAGGCTTTGTGGATCTGGGTCTGTGTTGTGGCTTTCAGACTGTGGGCTAGTTGGAGCGCGGGGGAATAAATAATGCAATGCAGCTCTTTgtcttccgtgtgtgtgtgtgtgtgtgtgtgtgtgtgtgtgtgtgtgtgtgtgtgtgtgtgtgtgtgtgtgtgtgtgtgtgtgtgtgtgtgtgtgtgtgtgtgtgtgtgtgtgtgtgtgtgtgtgtgtgtgtgtgtgtgtgtgtgtgtgtgtgtgtgtgtgtgcgcgcgcgtgtgtgcgcgtgtgtgtgtgtgcgcgcgattTGGGGTACACGAGCGATCCTCCCGAACAGACAGTCCATACTAAGTATGTTCTACATATGGAACAAACTACCTGAAATAGACGATGCCCAATCATTTACTTTGGTTGCATTTATTATCATCTGTAGTGAAATGGCATCTCCTTGACTAATGTACTGATACCATATGTATACAGTCAACTTAAAGGAACTCAGCAGCAGAAGAATACATTAATAGGAGGGGTGCTGATATGTCTGCCACCCTGCTGGTCTTGATGAACTCTCTGTGCCAAACGCTTTACACTGCTTGCGTTAGTAGGGATCTTTTTTTTTATGGCCCGATTTGCATGACAAAGTGTGCTTCTGATTCATGGGTGCTGAGGAAggtggaaggagaggggggagaaggctGGCTGGAGGCAGAGGTGGACTGTTGGACAGAAAGGCTGTGATTTGTACCTCCTGGCTGGCAGCAACAGACAGACGCTCCTCACCATGTATGACAGTGGCTTCTCCACAGAGGCCAGTTAGCCAGCACATGCTGGAGACTGGAGCTGGACACTGGATGAATGGACTGGGCATATGTCAGAGGACACACAGTACATGGGAGTAGTGGTCATCGGGACATAAGGAGAGTTACAGCAGCCTTGGAGTAACACTGAGCAGTAAGAACTGGAGCAAGAGCAGCCTGAGTCTACAGTAAGCCCAGTTACTCATCACATGTTGCAGTCTGGGTCTGAGGTACCGTTCATATGTGTTAGATAAGGAGTAGCATACAAATATTTTATTTGACATAGTTCTCTTAGAAATATACCAAAAATATAGTATACTATCTATCATCTTTCAAATATTGTTTAACCACTCAGTATGTGTTTTCGCTTTGTTAGATATTTTATTGTTGAACAGAGCTGAATTTGTCTTTGATATGAAAAGAGACTACAGTATGATCCATTGAAGTAAACCTTAATGTTTCCTGAAACGCAGAGGCCAGTTAAGCATTGTGTTTTCTTCCAGCTGTGGAACATAGAGAAGTAGAGATGACTGGAACCCTGCTGACTCTGGTTCTGCTCTGTTGCGTAGTGGTAATGTCTATTCCTTTCTTATGTAAACTAGGAAATCaactggagagagaaaaaagttcAAATGTTCAGTGTTTTATTTGAGAAATTCATGCTTTCGTTGGTAGACCTGATACGTTTGATAGGCTTAACACAACTATTCATTTGACTGATTATTCTGTTTGTTTCTATTTTGAGATTATTGGATAAATAAATATCAAGGATATTACATGTCTATGCCATAGCCAACAGAATAAAGCAGTGTAAATGTTTCCTCTATGGTAGGTGCTGTGTGAATGTGAACCAACTCAGCCAGGgctagacagaggagagaggggctcaGATGGTGAGTTCTGGAACTGCCAATCACAATCAGATGCACGATGCTTGAAACTCTTTTGTATACCAAGGCTATTCCGTGTTGTTTCCATAGAGATTTGCTCAAAGAGATGATAGAAGTGTTCCTGTAAAGTATAATATCCACATGTGGACTGATCCATGCCTATTTGTggttgtgtgttcctggtgtcaTATTGACAGAGGGCAGCAGTCTGCGCCTGGTCCATCAAACATCAGACTGGGTGTTCCAGCTGGTCAATGTGTCCCTGGCCCTCTCCCAGGCAGGGAGCTTCTGCAGGGGACAGTTCAGCTCCCTCACCACCCTGGGCCAGCCTGAAGACGAGGAGGGAACCCTGGAGCTCATCAGGCAGGCAGGCCTGCAAGGACCCATGTGGGTCAGAGACCCCAACAGGCCAACCAGCAGGTCTCTGGCCCTTGCCAAACAGTGTGAGTTTAGCTATTTAAacacctacagatgtaggatcataatttgatcactcttttgttgctgagaattgtcCTTCACAGCAGGAAacgcaaacttgtagtgtatttgatttttaaaaggcttctaaagtttgtcatttccactttgaaatgtcagacttgatttgccctaatgaaaaaaatgtgtcaacccctacaaaaatgtccattaattataatccatataataattcacatttcctattgctgcatgattgttttcctgctgtagaaaactggctcaaattaagatcttacgtATGTATGTCCTGATGCCATATTGCATGATGATCTGTACTTGGGTGTTGTgggttaggcttagggttagggttagggttaggtttaggcttagggtcagggttagcatTGAAAGTGATCCCCTTCTGTCTCTACCTGTTTAGATGTGTTGTTCCAAGCCCTGAACTTCCCCAGGGACTCCCAGGAGGGCTACGGCCGTGTCAACATGACGTTCCCGGCCCTGCCAGCGGTGAGCGTGTGTGTCCGCGTGCAGTGGGACCCCCAGTGGTACCAGGTGTCCACCATGTACTCCTACGCCGCGGCCGTCTTCACCAACGAGTTCCAGCTGCGCGGGCAGTTGGACGGGGCAGGACGCATCCTGCTGGCGCTCATTGTTCATGGGCAGCACCGCCCCTACAAGGCATCCTTCCCCAACGATGGGGCCTGGCACCACCTCTGTGTCACCTGGCGCAAGACTGACGGCCACTGGGCCATCTATGTGGACGGGGAGAGGGGGGACATGGGCTCCGGGTCTGACACCCCCAGGGACATACATGGAGATGGCATACTTGTCCTGGGGCAGGATCAGGACTCGTTTGGAGGGAACTTCACCGAGCCCTTTGTAGGGAATATCACAGATCTGAATGTCTGGGACACAGCCTTGGAGCAGAGGCAGTTCCGTGCCCTGAATGGCTGCTCATCTTTGACCCAGGATGCTATCTTTACCTGGAGTATAGATAATATGACCCGTCACCCAGTGGTCGGAGAGGTGCCAGCCATGCTGTTCTGCCCAGGTGAGATTGCACCTACAGTCACACAGCATTGAGATACCCCTACATCAAATCTAGCTATGATCTGATCGGCTCTTTTCTATTGGTTGATCTTTTGATTCCAGGTTGATATATTTTCAGTTTTGGTTGAATTGTCATCTTAGTTGAATCTTTGCCAAAACTTACTGTCAGCCATATTGTTTCACTTGGCCCTTTGTGGTCTCTTGCTCCCGTTGAGGTACATCCCATTTATGAAGGATTTGTTCACACATAAAATTCAGCTCACGTTATTTGGGTTGCCTCCTGCAGGTGTTGATCAGAATGTTGGTCTTTTGATTCTTTCACGTAGCCTTTTAATGATCTTATGGTACGTCCTCTATAGGACTTTCTATGGCAAACCTACAGCCCTTCTTCCAGACCAATCTGTTTCTATTACTAATCCAATACTGAGGCAGTGGTGGTTGTTCCCAGTCTCCCATCAGTTGGTTGTTTGAATCCTTCTGGGTGATCTACCTCGAAAGAGGCCAGTTAACCCAGTGGCTGTCTACCGTAACACATCCAGTATGTCTGTCTGAGAGAGATACATGGGGGAGAGGAAACTGGTTAGCCTGgttcacatcaaacatctccaatccaaagttaaatctagaattggcttcctatttcgcaacaaagcacccttcactcatgctgccaaacataccctcgtgaaactgaccatcctaccgatcctcgacttcggcgatgtcatttacaaaataacctccaataccctactcaataaattggatgcagtctatcacagttccatcctttttgtcaccaaagccccatatactacccaccactgcgacctgtacgctctcgttggctggccctcgcttcatactcgtcgccaaacccactggctccaggtcatctacaagaccctgctaggtaaagtccccccttatctcagctcgctggtcaccatagcagcacctacctgtagcacgcgctccagcaggtatatctctctggtcacccccaaaacaaattcctcctttggccgcccctccttccagttctctgctgcctatgACTgaaacgaactacaaaaatctctgaaactggaaacacttatctccctcactagctttaagcagcagctgtcagagcagctcacagattactgcacctgtacatagcccatctataatttattccaaacaactacctcttcccctactgtatttatttatttatttatttattttgttactttgcaccccattatttatttttctactttgcacattctttcactgcaaatctaccattccagtgttttacttgctatattgtatttacttcgccaccatggcctttttttgcctttacctcccttatctcacctcatttgctcacattggatatagacttatttttctactgtattattaactgtatgtttgttttattccatgtgtaactatgtgttgttgtatgtgtcgaactgctttgctttatcttggccaggtcgcaattgtaaatgagaacttgttctcaactagcttacctggttaaataaaaaaataaaaaaataaaggtcGTGTGGAGGGCGGGGGGAGGGGAATTCGCGCAAGTATGAGGTCTGCTTTACGAAGAGAATGGAGCTCTACTCAATAGTGAAAACCGATCAAATGTTTAACCTTCATGAAAAATAATGGATTTCATTGCTGTGCGTAACAAGTGAACTGACTCATAATGGAGGGGCTTTTTGCCGGCATACATTCTCAGTAAAAACACGGTCAAATCAATTGGAAGGAATTGTCTACGTTTTCAAAGgttgttgaatatgttgaataTGAAAGCATAATGGTATTACACTTATAAATTGCTATCGATATCAACAAAGTTATGTTTGGCTACAGCATGCTGAATTTAACCAAATACTTAGAGGACTAATGATTAAACAGATGTGTCACAAAATCAAAAGCTCACTTGATGCAAGCAATTCATTTAAATATGTATTCCCATTAACTTTACTAGAACATAAACAGATTATGTAGTCATTGGAGCTGtctcatgctgtgtgtgtgtgtctgtgtgtgcgtgcgtgtgtgtgtgtgcgtgagcagCGGTCCACAGGcagagggagatgcagggctgcAGGACTCTGGAGGGCTGGTCTAGCCAACAGCTCCCCCTGTATGACTCTGCAGACTGCTCCACCACACTGCCCTTCATCTGCAGGACCAGCAGGGGTGAGTCAACCACTACCTACGACCAGACCATCACTTACATACTGTAACGAACATGGCTATCACAGTACTACTCTTTACTGTACACCCATAAGTTGTCTATTTCTGAACAGACTAGTGAAATGCATTTTGCATCACATTAGGGAAACTGACTGAACATGAATATTTGTGACTTTGTACAATGCTAGTAACTACCGTCACCAAACATCGGAGAGGAACCAGGGACTGTCTCTGACACGACTGTTTCTTACAGAGCGCTATGTCAAGATGAAGGAATTGAGTGAGTCTCAGCGCTCCCATCCTAGTCCCTTCATGCACCACCTCTTGCAGATCTCCAATGGAAAGCAGGTAAAGACTGATTACTATAAATCATTGGTTGCCTGTCTGGATTAGGACGTTTATGATTTATCTCTAACCTACTCAACTTGACACAGCAATGAACATTGTTCTGTCAGTGAGTTCAATATTCTTGAAGCCTGTTTTGGATTTCCTCTCCATCCTCTGCTGTGTATGTGTGGATGCGTGCGTCCCggcgtgcatctgtgtgtgtgtattagggagCGGAGGGTGTGATGGGGGGGCAGCCAGGGATCCAGATGAGCTGGGGTCAGGCGTCCAGTCTGCTCAACATGTCCAGGCAGGCCCTGGAGGACACCAGGGAGGGGCTGCAGCCAGAGGACATGCTGTCCCTGGTCCAACTGCTAGCGCGGGCTGCAGACGTGCCCACAGACACGGCCGCGGAAGGCAACGGCAGCCTTGCCACCATCAGCGCCGGGGATCTCAGCCACACTTTTATCACTGTGGCTGACAGCATCATCAGCCAGGACAACGCCCCCAAGTGGCAGGCCATCAAACAGGTACCAATCAattattcaaatgtatttataaagcccttcttacatcaggtACCAGAGAGGCTAAAACATTGTCTGGGATCCGGTGGAGGTAGTGCCGCCAAGGTGTTGGGAACATAAACATGACTACTGTAGTATTtggtattttgtattttattaggatccccattagctgttgcaaaagcagcagctacttttcctgaggtccacacaaaacatgaaacatgacatcatACAGAGTATGGCAGTATTATTTGAGCATATCTCCACTAGAGGGCAGTAAGATCAAGTGGATACTGTGAATGAGAAACTATCAAATGAATGCTTAGGCTTGGCTAGATAAGTGTATTTGTACAGAGCACATAGGGTTGAATCTTGATCAAACTTCATCGCAGATACACTAAATTGAATCTGCTCTAGATTGCATCAAAATCTGTCATGACAATAAACAGGTCTAATTTGTATATTGTAAGCAGCCCTTTTTCACAGACTATTATGATCTCTGGTCATGTTTAAATGTGTGTGAACATTTTGAAGATAATATCCATTATTGTCTTTGTTGAATGTTCTTTAAAGGAGCACAGTGGAGTGTGTTGTGCTATTATGGTTAACATATCACTTCCAAAACAACTACTCAGACATGTCTAACATTATACTTCATATAAACCGCAAGTATTGCAAGTCTATGTATCCTAGTGCTAGGCATATGATAAGCATTCATATTGTTGCAGAGACTTTGCCTCCCCCATTTCACCCACCTCCCCACCCCCAGGCCTTTCTACCCTCCAAGGTCACAGCAGTACAGCACAGCCAGGCTGAATGTATTAGAGCAGCTAGAGGACTGAAACATCCACATAGCAATGCTTCACCCACAGTCTCTGCTCTATCCAATAACCACAGCCAGGAGTCTCCTGACCACCTGACCAAACTCTGGGTCCTAGTTATGGGCTTAATATTCTGGTTAGGTCACGTGGTCAGGTGAAACTCCTGGCCCTACCAATGACCAGTATATCTCCATGATTAAACCCCATTCCCTTATCCCCACCCTGTGCCCAGGTGGTGAGTGGACCGATGGCTGTGGTCAAGAGCATTGACCGCATGGTGACCAGTCTGAGCACTCAGCTGATGACGGAAACGGACCATCTACTTATCCACAGGTCCAACATCAGTGAGTCACTTAGTAGAGTACAGTGCATTCTCTAGAATGTTAGTGTGTTCTGTGAGCTGCTGAAAGGCTGAAAGAGCGGACAGACCAtagaattaagcaataaggctcgaggaggtgtggtatgtgGCCAGTATACCACTGCCAAGGGCTGTTGTTATGGATACAggccttagccatggtatattggccatacaccacaCCTTTAATGACAACATTTGTATCCACAGTGGCTCTTCATCCGGTCCCAGATGGTTGATAGCAAATAGGAACATTTAGTGTCCAGGCCTTTCTGTCCTTTCCATGTTTACTCATTAGCACCTTTTGTAGGATGTGCTGTTGTTACTACAACCATTCCTCTTACTATAGTATTCTGTTCATTCCACTGAGAATATGTCTTTATGTGATTCAGAACTGGAGGTTCAGCAGCAGAGTCTGGGAGAGGGATCGAGCGGGCCTAAGTTCTGTGGTCCAGACGTAGAGAGCGTCACCAACATAGACTGTATCTCAGTCCCCACGCAGAACATGCAGAATCTCCATGACAACGGTGAGAGACAACCCTGAGAGTGCTGTAATGTCCGTATCTCATCTGCACTCCTTCAGCCATAGCCTAGTGCTTTACAGTCTCAACCATGCATTCCAACAGTAAACACCTAGTGAAGAAGGATTTTATTTGAAATACCACACATTTATCAAGCACTGTTTTATAggcacatcccactgggcacaccgtgtcatttcaatgtggataattgggtaatttttggttgagatgttgatcaatgagattacaacctacattcacccactcaaaaataaAACGTAAAGTTAGTTACATTTCCAGTGTGTTATCAccatgctttcaaccatctaaaagcacaaccaaaatgcaatggaaaaacaatgtcagatTATTGGGTTACTTGTCACCCAAATGTCTGTCACTGCGCTTTCAACCATGTAAAATcacagcaaagttcaaatgggaatacaatgtcagatattttgtttatttatataaCAGATTAATGTCATCGCTGTGATTCATCTAATAGCAGAACTAAATGACCTAGATTGCATTTGACATTACGttaaaagtacatggtgcaagtgatcaatgccttTCGAGATTCTCCACAGATTATTGCAGCAATTGTGAAGATATCCACAGACCTGCGACAACCTATCCATGTTATCTTGAACATCCACACtttatatgattacataagaagacatttatagttacagtaacttcaaaatgtggccatggatgtgttactcattttaaggttgaatgttacTTTA
This window of the Salvelinus fontinalis isolate EN_2023a chromosome 28, ASM2944872v1, whole genome shotgun sequence genome carries:
- the LOC129826133 gene encoding adhesion G-protein coupled receptor D2-like, giving the protein MTGTLLTLVLLCCVVVLCECEPTQPGLDRGERGSDEGSSLRLVHQTSDWVFQLVNVSLALSQAGSFCRGQFSSLTTLGQPEDEEGTLELIRQAGLQGPMWVRDPNRPTSRSLALAKQYVLFQALNFPRDSQEGYGRVNMTFPALPAVSVCVRVQWDPQWYQVSTMYSYAAAVFTNEFQLRGQLDGAGRILLALIVHGQHRPYKASFPNDGAWHHLCVTWRKTDGHWAIYVDGERGDMGSGSDTPRDIHGDGILVLGQDQDSFGGNFTEPFVGNITDLNVWDTALEQRQFRALNGCSSLTQDAIFTWSIDNMTRHPVVGEVPAMLFCPAVHRQREMQGCRTLEGWSSQQLPLYDSADCSTTLPFICRTSRERYVKMKELSESQRSHPSPFMHHLLQISNGKQGAEGVMGGQPGIQMSWGQASSLLNMSRQALEDTREGLQPEDMLSLVQLLARAADVPTDTAAEGNGSLATISAGDLSHTFITVADSIISQDNAPKWQAIKQVVSGPMAVVKSIDRMVTSLSTQLMTETDHLLIHRSNIKLEVQQQSLGEGSSGPKFCGPDVESVTNIDCISVPTQNMQNLHDNGFQKVTVVNTWYSSLRPLFNAEENITMIPIVTDGIQRYLGTILGSSVISTTVLGDGQPVSMAVRFQLQHRAQNSAGTVYDPVCAFWDFDLMPEAGGWWSTKGCEVISKHYDSTVCFCNHTTNFALLLQVYEVQRSPENERALQVMTFIGCGVSLCGLLFTFILFFALGVPQSDRTTVHKNLIVALGIAELLLMCSDWASANEGACLLVTALLHLFFMASFSWMLVEGLLLWSKVVSVNISEDRRMKMYYGIGWGLPVVIVGVTLTISLDKYKADSHCWLNVETDMIWAFVGPVLLILAVNAVVLCRVVMVTVSSARRRVKKHTPSSASKLHTFDLTWAVTRPVLILLPVLGLTWLCGVLVHLSMVVAYVFIALNAFQGLYIFLVYAVYNSEVRNAIKRIKEKRKALSFTNCSQPISFLPSQKGPAQSWTHSLPRPSSPETSETSGPGSTTSTSLVIKNESYGKESSFVSFSLKPASGNQVVQLTAFKPSGC